In Oncorhynchus nerka isolate Pitt River linkage group LG21, Oner_Uvic_2.0, whole genome shotgun sequence, the following are encoded in one genomic region:
- the LOC115110572 gene encoding ral guanine nucleotide dissociation stimulator-like 1 isoform X1: MGKWEISMNPVQEWGEEFEEGALYGITLRREPVQIPASPTEARPCVAFIQYRTCKVRRLKAATLNRLVSHLLDPCCQEPDYRRIFLSTYQTFTTTSALIELLFQRDNGASDVYNSECHRRRLLPLIQTWLEENSEDFRDPPQHPSLRLLIDHLHLSSFCSLAQRSETLLKKFHREEMDTGGHSSQAEVNQEDEGSGEEVLEWDSPLDQGDIMDFSVTGIAEQLTRLDAGLFGKVVPYQCLGCVWSQRDKKENLSATVSATIAQFNEVTNRVITSLLCRPTSSPTSVHRASSPAQRACVIEKWIRVGQECRQLKNFSSLRAILSALQSNAVYRLRKTWAAVCRDSMSIFDNLCETFPDENCVLSNREISVEDGSQTAMDNISPKISKRCPIARQMSTSGGVVPYLGTYLTILTMLDTALPDTVEGDLINFEKRRREFEILSQIRQLQASCSQYNLPHHTRITAWLQGQKLLTDQESYELSRNLEPPIDLCSPSARSHRLLSKKLSSLLKVSEGSSRKTHADEISVSSSGSSGSEMEDLSTPPSTLRLQSLSSSCQNVAEALPSSPDGSTPSSCSSSSQPDLSAPVAGHPKPMLASHHKRSVSMTSLPLYNRQVADSCIVRVSVEAGNGNMYKSILVSLGWDLLTSQDKTAQVIQRALEKHNLEHLTCQDFTLTQLISQERELLIPDKANVFYAMCTSANFDFVLHQCPLGQRKPLCTTSSLGRYSK, from the exons ATGGGAAAATGGGAGATATCAATG AACCCAGTGCAGGAGTGGGGGGAGGAGTTTGAGGAGGGGGCGTTGTATGGGATCACCCTGCGTCGGGAGCCCGTCCAGATACCAGCCAGCCCCACCGAGGCCCGGCCATGCGTTGCCTTCATCCAGTACCGAACCTGCAAGGTGCGCAGGCTGAAGGCAGCCACCCTGAACCGGCTGGTGAGCCACCTCCTGGACCCCTGTTGCCAGGAGCCCGACTACAGACGGATCTTTCTGTCCACCTACCAGACCTTCACCACTACCAGTGCACTCATTGAGCTGCTCTTCCAGAG GGACAATGGGGCTTCAGACGTGTACAACAGTGAATGTCACAGGAG GCGTCTGTTGCCCCTGATCCAGACTTGGTTGGAGGAGAACAGTGAGGACTTCCGGGATCCTCCTCAGCACCCCTCCCTAAGGCTGCTGATCGACCACCTGCACCTGTCCTCCTTCTGTTCACTGGCCCAGCGCTCTGAAACTCTGCTTAAGAAGTTCCATAGAGAAG AAATGGATACTGGTGGCCATTCTTCCCAGGCTGAGGTTAATCAGGAAGATGAGGGCTCAGGGGAAGAAGTCCTAGAATGGGACAGCCCGCTGGATCAGGGTGACATCATGGACTTCTCAGTCACAGGCATCGCAGAACAGCTCACCCGACTGGATGCT GGGCTGTTTGGGAAGGTGGTTCCCTACcagtgtctgggctgtgtgtggtCCCAGAGAGACAAGAAGGAGAACCTGTCTGCTACCGTCAGCGCCACCATTGCCCAGTTTAATGAAGTCACCAACCGAGTTATCACCTCCCTGCTCTGCCGGCCCACCTCCAGCCCCACTTCCGTCCACAGGGCCTCCAGCCCAGCTCAGAGGGCCTGCGTCATTGAGAAGTGGATCAGAGTAGGACAG GAGTGTCGGCAGCTGAAGAATTTCTCCTCTTTGAGGGCCATCCTGTCTGCCCTACAGTCCAATGCTGTCTACAGGCTGAGGAAGACGTGGGCTGCTGTGTGTAG GGACAGCATGTCCATCTTTGATAACCTCTGTGAAACCTTCCCTGATGAGAACTGTGTGTTGAGCAACAGAGAGATCAGTGTGGAG GATGGAAGCCAAACAGCCATGGATAACATTTCTCCCAAGATATCCAAGCGATGTCCTATTGCCAGACAGATG AGCACCTCCGGTGGGGTGGTTCCTTACCTGGGCACGTACCTGACTATCCTCACAATGCTGGACACTGCTCTACCAGATACTGTGGAG GGGGACCTCATAAACTTTGAAAAGAGGAGGAGG gagtTTGAGATTCTCTCTCAGATCCGGCAGCTCCAAGCCTCCTGCTCTCAGTACAACCTGCCCCATCACACCAGGATCACTGCCTGGTTGCAGGGCCAGAAGCTGCTCACTGACCAGGAGAG CTATGAACTGTCCAGAAACCTGGAGCCTCCAATAGACCTCTGCTCCCCAAGTGCCCGGAGCCACCGTTTGCTCAGCAAGAAACTGTCCTC ACTCCTGAAAGTGAGTGAGGGATCCAGCAGGAAAACCCATGCAGACGAGATCAGTGTGTCGTCTTCAGGGTCCAGTGGCTCTGAGATGGAggatctctccacccctccctccacactccGACTGCAG TCTCTGTCCAGCTCCTGTCAAAATGTGGCGGAGGCCTTACCCTCCTCCCCGGATGGCTCCACTCCCTCCAGTTGTTCCTCCAGTTCTCAGCCTGACCTCTCTGCTCCAGTGGCTGGCCACCCTAAACCCATGCTGGCCTCTCATCACAAGCGCTCTGTGTCCAtgacctccctccccctctacaatAGACAGGTGGCTGACTCCTGTATAgtgagggtcagtgtggaggctggcAACGGAAACATGTACAAGAGCATCCTGGTGAGCTTGGGCTGGGATCTG CTGACTAGTCAGGACAAAACTGCCCAGGTGATCCAGAGGGCCCTGGAAAAACACAACCTGGAGCACCTGACCTGTCAAGACTTCACCCTCACACAGTTGATCTCCCAGGAAAGAG AGTTGCTCATTCCGGACAAAGCTAACGTCTTCTACGCCATGTGCACGTCGGCGAACTTTGACTTTGTTCTGCACCAGTGTCCACTGGGTCAAAGGAAACCTCTGTGCACTACTTCCAGCCTTGGACGTTATTCAAAGTAG
- the LOC115110572 gene encoding ral guanine nucleotide dissociation stimulator-like 1 isoform X2: MGKWEISMNPVQEWGEEFEEGALYGITLRREPVQIPASPTEARPCVAFIQYRTCKVRRLKAATLNRLVSHLLDPCCQEPDYRRIFLSTYQTFTTTSALIELLFQRDNGASDVYNSECHRRRLLPLIQTWLEENSEDFRDPPQHPSLRLLIDHLHLSSFCSLAQRSETLLKKFHREEMDTGGHSSQAEVNQEDEGSGEEVLEWDSPLDQGDIMDFSVTGIAEQLTRLDAGLFGKVVPYQCLGCVWSQRDKKENLSATVSATIAQFNEVTNRVITSLLCRPTSSPTSVHRASSPAQRACVIEKWIRVGQECRQLKNFSSLRAILSALQSNAVYRLRKTWAAVCRDSMSIFDNLCETFPDENCVLSNREISVEDGSQTAMDNISPKISKRCPIARQMSTSGGVVPYLGTYLTILTMLDTALPDTVEGDLINFEKRRREFEILSQIRQLQASCSQYNLPHHTRITAWLQGQKLLTDQESYELSRNLEPPIDLCSPSARSHRLLSKKLSSLLKVSEGSSRKTHADEISVSSSGSSGSEMEDLSTPPSTLRLQSLSSSCQNVAEALPSSPDGSTPSSCSSSSQPDLSAPVAGHPKPMLASHHKRSVSMTSLPLYNRQVADSCIVRVSVEAGNGNMYKSILLTSQDKTAQVIQRALEKHNLEHLTCQDFTLTQLISQERELLIPDKANVFYAMCTSANFDFVLHQCPLGQRKPLCTTSSLGRYSK, from the exons ATGGGAAAATGGGAGATATCAATG AACCCAGTGCAGGAGTGGGGGGAGGAGTTTGAGGAGGGGGCGTTGTATGGGATCACCCTGCGTCGGGAGCCCGTCCAGATACCAGCCAGCCCCACCGAGGCCCGGCCATGCGTTGCCTTCATCCAGTACCGAACCTGCAAGGTGCGCAGGCTGAAGGCAGCCACCCTGAACCGGCTGGTGAGCCACCTCCTGGACCCCTGTTGCCAGGAGCCCGACTACAGACGGATCTTTCTGTCCACCTACCAGACCTTCACCACTACCAGTGCACTCATTGAGCTGCTCTTCCAGAG GGACAATGGGGCTTCAGACGTGTACAACAGTGAATGTCACAGGAG GCGTCTGTTGCCCCTGATCCAGACTTGGTTGGAGGAGAACAGTGAGGACTTCCGGGATCCTCCTCAGCACCCCTCCCTAAGGCTGCTGATCGACCACCTGCACCTGTCCTCCTTCTGTTCACTGGCCCAGCGCTCTGAAACTCTGCTTAAGAAGTTCCATAGAGAAG AAATGGATACTGGTGGCCATTCTTCCCAGGCTGAGGTTAATCAGGAAGATGAGGGCTCAGGGGAAGAAGTCCTAGAATGGGACAGCCCGCTGGATCAGGGTGACATCATGGACTTCTCAGTCACAGGCATCGCAGAACAGCTCACCCGACTGGATGCT GGGCTGTTTGGGAAGGTGGTTCCCTACcagtgtctgggctgtgtgtggtCCCAGAGAGACAAGAAGGAGAACCTGTCTGCTACCGTCAGCGCCACCATTGCCCAGTTTAATGAAGTCACCAACCGAGTTATCACCTCCCTGCTCTGCCGGCCCACCTCCAGCCCCACTTCCGTCCACAGGGCCTCCAGCCCAGCTCAGAGGGCCTGCGTCATTGAGAAGTGGATCAGAGTAGGACAG GAGTGTCGGCAGCTGAAGAATTTCTCCTCTTTGAGGGCCATCCTGTCTGCCCTACAGTCCAATGCTGTCTACAGGCTGAGGAAGACGTGGGCTGCTGTGTGTAG GGACAGCATGTCCATCTTTGATAACCTCTGTGAAACCTTCCCTGATGAGAACTGTGTGTTGAGCAACAGAGAGATCAGTGTGGAG GATGGAAGCCAAACAGCCATGGATAACATTTCTCCCAAGATATCCAAGCGATGTCCTATTGCCAGACAGATG AGCACCTCCGGTGGGGTGGTTCCTTACCTGGGCACGTACCTGACTATCCTCACAATGCTGGACACTGCTCTACCAGATACTGTGGAG GGGGACCTCATAAACTTTGAAAAGAGGAGGAGG gagtTTGAGATTCTCTCTCAGATCCGGCAGCTCCAAGCCTCCTGCTCTCAGTACAACCTGCCCCATCACACCAGGATCACTGCCTGGTTGCAGGGCCAGAAGCTGCTCACTGACCAGGAGAG CTATGAACTGTCCAGAAACCTGGAGCCTCCAATAGACCTCTGCTCCCCAAGTGCCCGGAGCCACCGTTTGCTCAGCAAGAAACTGTCCTC ACTCCTGAAAGTGAGTGAGGGATCCAGCAGGAAAACCCATGCAGACGAGATCAGTGTGTCGTCTTCAGGGTCCAGTGGCTCTGAGATGGAggatctctccacccctccctccacactccGACTGCAG TCTCTGTCCAGCTCCTGTCAAAATGTGGCGGAGGCCTTACCCTCCTCCCCGGATGGCTCCACTCCCTCCAGTTGTTCCTCCAGTTCTCAGCCTGACCTCTCTGCTCCAGTGGCTGGCCACCCTAAACCCATGCTGGCCTCTCATCACAAGCGCTCTGTGTCCAtgacctccctccccctctacaatAGACAGGTGGCTGACTCCTGTATAgtgagggtcagtgtggaggctggcAACGGAAACATGTACAAGAGCATCCTG CTGACTAGTCAGGACAAAACTGCCCAGGTGATCCAGAGGGCCCTGGAAAAACACAACCTGGAGCACCTGACCTGTCAAGACTTCACCCTCACACAGTTGATCTCCCAGGAAAGAG AGTTGCTCATTCCGGACAAAGCTAACGTCTTCTACGCCATGTGCACGTCGGCGAACTTTGACTTTGTTCTGCACCAGTGTCCACTGGGTCAAAGGAAACCTCTGTGCACTACTTCCAGCCTTGGACGTTATTCAAAGTAG